TCTCCGTGAGGAAGTCGGTGCGGAAGCCGATGAGGCCGCGGCTCGGCACGCGGAACTCCATCCGGACCCAGCCGGTGCCGTGGTTGCTCATCTGCTCCATGCGGCCCTTGCGGACGGCGAGCAGCTGGGTGATGGCGCCGAGGTACTCCTCCGGCGCGTCGACGGTGAGGTGCTCGACCGGCTCGTGGAGCTTGCCGTCGATCTCCCGGGTGACGACCTGCGGCTTGCCGACGGTCAGCTCGAAGCCCTCGCGGCGCATCTGCTCGACCAGGATGGCCAGCGCCAGCTCGCCACGGCCCTGGACCTCCCACGCGTCGGGGCGCTCGGTGGGCAGCACGCGCATCGACACGTTGCCGATGAGCTCGCGGTCGAGGCGGTCCTTGACGAGGCGGGCGGTGACCTTCGTGCCCTTGGCCCGGCCGGCGAGCGGCGACGTGTTCGTGCCGATCGTCATGGAGATGGCGGGCTCGTCGACCGTGATGAGCGGCAGCGGGCGCGGGTCCTCGGGGTCGGCGAGGGTCTCGCCGATGGTGATGTCGGGGATGCCGGCGACGGCGATGATGTCGCCCGGGCCGGCCTGCTCGGCCGGGACGCGCGTCAGCGCCTCGGTCATGAGGAGCTCGGTGATCTTCACGCGCTGCTGCGTGCCGTCGGCGCGGCACCAGACGACCTGCTGGTTCTTGCGGACGACGCCCTCGTGCACGCGGCACAGGGCGATGCGGCCGAGGAACGGCGAGGCGTCGAGGTTGGTGACGTGCGCCTGGAGCGGGGCGCCGGGCGTGTACGACGGCGCCGGGACGTGCTCCATGATCGTGCGGAAGAGCGGCTCGAGGTTCTCCGAGTCGGGCAGCGAGCCGTCGGCCGGAGCCGTCAGCGACGCACGCCCCGCGCGGGCCGACGCGTAGACGACGGGGAACTCCAGCAGGTCCTCGGCACCCGGGATGTCGGTCGCGAGGTCGAGGAAGAGGTCGTAGGTCTCGCTGACGACCTCCTCGATGCGGGCGTCCGGCCGGTCGACCTTGTTGACGACGAGGATGACCGGCAGCCGGGCGGCGAGCGCCTTGCGGAGGACGAAGCGCGTCTGCGGCAGCGGGCCCTCGGAGGCGTCGACGAGCAGCGCGATGGCGTCGACCATCGACAGGCCGCGCTCCACCTCGCCGCCGAAGTCGGCGTGGCCCGGGGTGTCGATGATGTTGATCGTCACGCCGTCCTCGGGGCTGACGCCCTCCGGCACGGACGGGCCCCGGTAGTGGACCCCCGTGTTCTTGGCGAGGATCGTG
The genomic region above belongs to Pseudokineococcus lusitanus and contains:
- the typA gene encoding translational GTPase TypA — translated: MPAPAQDAVATATRADIRNLAIVAHVDHGKTTLVDAMLQQAGAFSAHQTAEGLTERVMDSGDLEREKGITILAKNTGVHYRGPSVPEGVSPEDGVTINIIDTPGHADFGGEVERGLSMVDAIALLVDASEGPLPQTRFVLRKALAARLPVILVVNKVDRPDARIEEVVSETYDLFLDLATDIPGAEDLLEFPVVYASARAGRASLTAPADGSLPDSENLEPLFRTIMEHVPAPSYTPGAPLQAHVTNLDASPFLGRIALCRVHEGVVRKNQQVVWCRADGTQQRVKITELLMTEALTRVPAEQAGPGDIIAVAGIPDITIGETLADPEDPRPLPLITVDEPAISMTIGTNTSPLAGRAKGTKVTARLVKDRLDRELIGNVSMRVLPTERPDAWEVQGRGELALAILVEQMRREGFELTVGKPQVVTREIDGKLHEPVEHLTVDAPEEYLGAITQLLAVRKGRMEQMSNHGTGWVRMEFRVPSRGLIGFRTDFLTETRGTGIAHQVFDGYEPWVGELRTRPSGSMVADRTGVATSYAMTSLQERGTLFVDPTTEVYEGMVVGENSRADDMDVNITKEKKMTNVRSNADELERLVPARRLSLEQSLEFCREDECVEITPDAVRIRKVVLDANARSRTARAAKR